Below is a window of bacterium DNA.
GCGACCGCACTCATGCATCGCGGCATCCGTCTCGTCGTTGCCGGTTCGTTCAGTGAAACTTACAAACGCAATGCCATCAACAACGGCTTTCTGGTTGTGGAAGCTCCGGGACTGGTGGCCGAGCTGCGCAGCCGATTTGGTACGGATGCGCCGACTGTTCGCACCGGGATCGAGGCGGAACTGGATTTTTCGCGTTCGGAGATCGTGGCGGACGGAAAACGCTATGGCATTGATCCTGTTGGTCCCGCTGCGCAGGAACTGATACTTGCCGGGGGACTCGAGTCCTGGGTGAAATCGGCTATCAGCTGACACCCGCAGCATGCATCATCATTCAACGTAAGGATACATGTATGGAAAAAAGTGTTTCAAGGCAGATTGCGGAATTCGCGGTCGCACTGCGGTATGAAGACCTTCCAGAAGCCGTCATCCATGAGGTCAAACGTTACCTGTATGACTCCATCGGCTGCGCGTACGGATCGTCGCATACGAAGGATGTCGGTATCATCAGGGACATTTACCTGGAGATGGGTGGCACGGAAGAAGCCACGGTCATTGGATTCGGCGACAAGATGCCGGCAGTCAATGCTTCACTGGTCAATTCGCTGATGATACGCGCGCTCGATTTCAACGACATTTACTGGAAGGAAGACCCCAGCCATCCTTCCGACATTATTCCAGCTGCACTGGCAGCCGGAGAAAAAGTGAACGCATCGATGAAGAGTGTGATAACTGCCATCGTCCTGGCCTACGAGTTCGAGCAGCGGCTCTGTGAATTCGCCGTTCCCGGTGTGCGTGAGCGAAAATGGCATCATGCGACTCTGACGCAGTTCGTTTCGCCGATCGTCGCCGGAAAAATGCTCGGTCTCGACGTCGATCAGATGGTCCATGCCATCGGCATCAACGGCAGCCATAATCACACCATTGGTTGTCCCACCGCCGGCAAACTGACAATGATGAAAAACACGGTGGACCCCATGGCAGTGCAGGCTGGTGTGTTCGCTGCACTCATGGCCCAGAAGGGATACAGCGGCACCGAAGCGGTGTTTGAAGGGAAGGAAGGACTGATGGATGTGTACGGTCCCGACTGGGATATGGACAAGCTGCTGGGTGGTCTCGGGGATTCATGGAAAATCCTCGAATGCAGCATGAAGGCATTCCCTACGGAGGCGTTAACGCATACGCATCTCAGTTGCGTTCTCAAGCTTGTAACGGAAAACAACATCAGTCACGAGCAAATCGAGGAAGTGCGTGTGACCACGATTGCACGTGCCTGTGACATTCTTTTCGATCCGCACAAGTATCGTCCCGATTCCCGTGAGACGGCGGATCATTCCCTGCCTTACTGCATTGCGGCTTGCCTGGTCGATCACAAGATTACCACGCAGTCTTTCTCTGACGAGAAACTGAAAGACCCGCGCATCTGGGAAGTGATCGACAAAATCAAGGGTGAGGCTTCCGAGGAATTTGAACGCATGTTCCCGGCGAAGCAGCCTTCCCGTGTGGTCATCCGTACCACGGATGGGGACGAATACACCGAATACCTCGAGTATCCCAAGGGCGATCCCAGAGAGCCCATGACGGAAGAGGATCTCGACAATAAATTCATCGCATTGTCCGGCAAGCTGCTGCAGGCCGACGCACAGCAGAATAAAAAGGATATCATCTTCAGTGCGGAGCAGTATTCCGCACGTGATTTCATGAAAAGTCTGATTGTATAGGAGGATGCCGGACGATGTATGTCGTCCGGCGTTCCTGAGATGACCAGTTCCGGCAGATATCACCTCATGCACGCAACTGCGTGCATCCTGCTCTTCGGCATGTGCCTTGCACCTTCGCTGCGCGGGCAGGATGTGGGACACATGCGCTTCGAGCGGCTGACCGTCGAAGACGGTCTGTCGCAGGGTGTTGTCACCGCAATGCTGCATGACCATTCCGGATTCATGTGGTTCGGGACCAAGGATGGACTCAACCGCTACGACGGGTATACCTTCGTGCAGTTCCGGAATGAGTCCGACAACGTGAATTCGCTTGGCGACAATGCTATTTCGGCACTTGTCGAGGATTCTCTCGGACAGATATGGATCGGGACGGAAGGTGGGGGACTGCACCGTTATGATCCGCAGAGCCGGCGCGTGCACAGGCTTCCTTATGCGCTTCCCGAAGGACTCAGTGAAGCCGGACGCATTATACGGACATTGTGTTTTGACAGCCGTGGTGTGTTGTGGATCGGTACGGACGGCGAAGGGTTGTTTGCCTACAATCCAGCGGACAGTTCCGTCCAGCATTTCCTTGGTTCAAATACCAGCGGCAGCGCACTGCTGACAAATAGTATACACGTCATTCAGGCAGCTGATCGCAACCACCTGTGGATCGGGGGGCACGGAAACATCGTGTACCTTTTCGATATCCTGAATGGCAGTTTCAAACATTTCCGACTTCCCGTACCGGGGAGCGGACTGGGACCTGCCGACGGTATTCTCGATCTTGCCACAGATGAAGAAAACCAGCTATGGGTTGCGACGACAGGATTCGGGGTGTTCCGCATCGATCGCGAAACAGGAAACATCTCGTCCCTCGATATTCCCAGTCGTCCCGAAGGGTCAAACCCGCTGTTTGCACGCGCACTCATGGTTGATTCCAATCAACGTCTCTGGATCGGGACCGAAGACCACGGCATTGTGGTCTATCATCTCAGGAAGGGGCGGTGGGAGTTTCTGAAGTCAGGGCAGGAAGCGCAGTATCACTTCGGTGACATTGGCATCCTCACTCTCCTCGAAGACCGTATCGGAAATATCTGGGTCGGTACCAACGGGAAAGGACTTCAATTCACCTCACCGGCTTCAAAGGATTTTCATCTGCT
It encodes the following:
- a CDS encoding MmgE/PrpD family protein, giving the protein MEKSVSRQIAEFAVALRYEDLPEAVIHEVKRYLYDSIGCAYGSSHTKDVGIIRDIYLEMGGTEEATVIGFGDKMPAVNASLVNSLMIRALDFNDIYWKEDPSHPSDIIPAALAAGEKVNASMKSVITAIVLAYEFEQRLCEFAVPGVRERKWHHATLTQFVSPIVAGKMLGLDVDQMVHAIGINGSHNHTIGCPTAGKLTMMKNTVDPMAVQAGVFAALMAQKGYSGTEAVFEGKEGLMDVYGPDWDMDKLLGGLGDSWKILECSMKAFPTEALTHTHLSCVLKLVTENNISHEQIEEVRVTTIARACDILFDPHKYRPDSRETADHSLPYCIAACLVDHKITTQSFSDEKLKDPRIWEVIDKIKGEASEEFERMFPAKQPSRVVIRTTDGDEYTEYLEYPKGDPREPMTEEDLDNKFIALSGKLLQADAQQNKKDIIFSAEQYSARDFMKSLIV